In one Brassica oleracea var. oleracea cultivar TO1000 chromosome C9, BOL, whole genome shotgun sequence genomic region, the following are encoded:
- the LOC106316569 gene encoding LOW QUALITY PROTEIN: heavy metal-associated isoprenylated plant protein 26 (The sequence of the model RefSeq protein was modified relative to this genomic sequence to represent the inferred CDS: deleted 1 base in 1 codon), protein MGVERTMEYISELLKMRRKKKKKPMQTVALRVACIDCEGCERKIKQILFGVKGVKSVVVDAKQQKVTVMGYIEPKKVLEAAKSTRKKVELWPYVPYTMVANPYISQAYDKKAPPNMVRKVLDTASVNETTIDDSYSIIFSDENPNSCSIM, encoded by the exons ATGGGAGTGGAAAGAACGATGGAATACATATCAGAATTGTTGAAGATGAGGAGG AAAAAAAAGAAGAAACCAATGCAAACAGTAGCTCTCCGAGTTGCTTGTATCGACTGCGAAGGCTGTGAACGTAAAATCAAACAAATCCTATTTGGCGTCAAAG GGGTGAAATCGGTGGTCGTGGATGCGAAACAGCAAAAGGTGACGGTGATGGGATACATTGAGCCGAAGAAGGTTTTGGAGGCGGCCAAGTCGACAAGGAAGAAAGTGGAGCTATGGCCATATGTTCCGTACACAATGGTGGCGAATCCATACATATCTCAAGCATATGACAAGAAGGCACCACCGAACATGGTTCGGAAAGTCCTGGACACAGCCTCCGTTAATGAGACCACCATCGATGACTCTTACAGCATAATATTTAGCGACGAAAATCCTAACTCTTGCTCTATCATGTAG